A part of Liolophura sinensis isolate JHLJ2023 chromosome 1, CUHK_Ljap_v2, whole genome shotgun sequence genomic DNA contains:
- the LOC135481801 gene encoding exosome complex component RRP46-like: MDTEPESEVGQLRPMKSSVSVLSRPDGSANVCQGNTCVIAAVYGPSEVKMSKEIIDKATVEVTFKPKTGLPGCAEKLEERLLRNTCETVILAALHPRSSISIIVQELQNSGSLLATSVNAACLALLDACVPMKCIAAAVCAIIDADGQIQLDPTELQEKTASAWVTFAFDSKNFDVITVKTSGIFTQEQFQSCLLACREASKSVFKFYRDAMEKKLSKS, from the coding sequence ATGGATACAGAGCCAGAATCAGAAGTTGGACAGCTCCGGCCAATGAAAAGCAGTGTTTCTGTGTTGTCAAGGCCTGATGGTTCAGCCAATGTCTGCCAAGGTAACACTTGTGTCATAGCAGCAGTGTATGGACCATCAGAGGTCAAGATGTCTAAGGAGATCATTGACAAGGCCACTGTGGAGGTGACCTTCAAACCCAAAACCGGGCTTCCAGGATGTGCCGAGAAACTGGAAGAGCGACTGCTGCGAAACACATGCGAGACTGTCATTCTGGCGGCTCTTCACCCTAGATCATCCATAAGTATCATTGTTCAGGAGCTACAGAACTCTGGCTCACTGTTGGCTACGTCTGTCAATGCCGCTTGCCTTGCTCTCTTAGATGCCTGTGTACCTATGAAGTGTATAGCAGCGGCTGTTTGTGCCATCATTGATGCAGATGGGCAGATTCAACTGGACCCAACAGAGTTGCAGGAAAAAACTGCAAGTGCTTGGGTAACTTTCGCCTTTGACAGTAAAAACTTTGATGTGATAACTGTGAAAACATCAGGCATCTTCACACAGGAACAGTTTCAGTCCTGTTTATTGGCCTGCAGAGAGGCCAGTAAATCAGTGTTCAAGTTTTATAGGGATGCAATGGAAAAGAAACTTTCGAAATCATAG